TTTGGAGGCTCAGCAGGAGGTGGAGGTGTTGTGGCCTGGGGCGCTTGAGCCTTAGGCTCTTCTTTCTTTGGAGAATCTCCGCAACCCACAAATACTGACGCACAAATTGCCACTAATCCAATGGCTGATGTGATTAATACGAATGGTCTTTTCATTGTTTATTTCCTTTCTTGATTTTGACTGCTTCATGAAAAATCTGTCTGGTCCCATATTAAAAAGATAAAAACGCTTAATCTTTTTAATGAAATTTAAAATCCTCTCTTCGATACAACATTATCAGCATGTTTTCAAGAAAGATGAGTCTCTTCAAGTTGCTATCAAAAAATGTTCAAATGCAAAAAAGATTGATATTCTGCCCTAAGCAATAGTTTGTTTTAATGAATAAATTTCAGTTTGTGCCGTTTTTTCAGAATGTTGGGCCATTGATCTTGAAATGGGTTTCAGACACTTCCCAATTATAATCATGAGCAAATTAAAGGAATAATCATGGTAAATATTATTAAAACTGCTGTAATTACCGGTGGCGCAAAGGGAATAGGACTCGGAATCGCTGATTATTTTCTGAATTCAGGCATGAATGTGGTTGCAATTGATATTGATTCAGAAGCAGGGAGCGAATGCGAGGCAGCATATTCTTCCTCAGGCCGTTTCATGTTTGTTCAGGCGGATGTATCAGATGAGGATTCGGTTCGGGGTAGTGTTCAGAATGTGGCGACAAAGTTTGGCGGGATAGATTTTCTCATTAATAATGCAGGGATTGCGAATCCTGTCAGAAAGCCTTTGACAGAACTTAGTCTGGCGGAATGGAATCAAATCATATCTGTCAATCTTACCGGCGTGTTTCTTATGTCCAAATACTGCGCGCCATATTTAGAGAAAAGCTCCGGAGCCATAATAAACATTGCCTCCACAAGAGCCCTGCAATCAGAAGAAAATACAGAGCCATACTCGGCATCAAAGGGAGGAATCTTGTCATTGACACATTCACTCGCAGTAAGCTTTAGCGGCAGAATAAGGGTTAACTGCATCAGTCCGGGCTGGATAGAAGTCTGTCAATGGCAAAAAATGAAAGACAGGGTTGAGCCAGCGCACTCACGCTTGGATTGCGAACAACATCCGGCAGGAAGGGTCGGAACTCCTGAGGACATCGCATCCCTTGCGGCATTTCTTGTTTCAGATTCAGCCGGATTTATAACAGGACAGAATTTTGTTATTGACGGGGGTATGACAAAAAAGATGATCTATGAGTGATGTTCAATGAATGCGGAACTTCTTTAAAAGCTGAAATAAAAATGACGGAGATCTGCCTGTTCCGGGTGCAAAAAATATGTTTGATCTTTCAAAATTGACGAGGTCGCAAAAAGTCCGATTTTCGTCTTTCCGGCACAGACCCAAACCTATAAGCGACTGAAAACATAAAAAATATCTAATCAAGTCCGGCATGACTACGATGCCTTTTTTGACTTTTTACGAGTTCATCAAAATCAGATTAAAATGACAGATTCTCCTTCAAAATTGACAAAAAAAGATCAACGCCAACGCCTATGAGCCTGTCAGGAAACACATATGTTGGAGTATGGAGTTCCGGGCAATGAACGCCGGCGCCTATGCAGAAAAGAGCACCCTGGTATTTTGCTGTGAAATGTCCGAAATCCTCTGACCATCTGAAAGGAGTTTCCGGGACCACAACTTCCAGACCGAGTGAGGATGCAGCTTCTGCGACACTACGGGCAGCCTCCCTGTCATTATAAAGAGCAGGAAAAACGTCATCCCAACTTATTCTGCAGGAAATTTCCTGCTGAACGCAAATTTCGGAAATACACATAAGAGCTTCGGAAACAAGTTTTTCCATGTCTTCGTCAGCATGGGTTCGTAAGGTAGCCATAATTTTTGCGTGTCCTGGCGAAACCCCGAAAGAAGGTTCGCCCATGCATGCGTGGACAATTGTAATCATGCTGAAAAAACTGTTTTTTTCACAAATAGAAGGCAATTTCTGAATAATTTCTGCCAGTGCTCTGACAGGGTTTTTTCCCTTCTCAGGACTCGACGCATGCGAGGGACTTCCCATAAGCTCGATGATGATCCCACGGGATGCACAGCAGAAAGCACCCGGTTTTACAATTACAGATGTTGATGGCCATCCAGGAAGATTATGAAGAGAAAAAACAACATCAGGATTAATATCATTAAAGATTGAAGAATTAAGGATGCTCAAGGCACCTTTCCCCGTCTCCTCAGCTGGCTGGAATAAAAGAACGACTCTGCCATCAAATGGCCTCTGCATATGAAGCGCTGCTGCCACACCGGCAAGGATGGCCATATGACCGTCGTGCCCGCAGGAATGGGAATAACGGCTGTTTCCGGTGTTGCCGATCCCAAGCGATACTGCGTCCATTTCAGCCCTTAAAAGAACTGTCTTCCTTGGATTATCACCAAAAATTGCGGCAAATCCGGTTTCGCCTATTGGATCTATGAGTACATCAGGCTTAAATTTTTCAAGAAAAGATAACAATACTTCCCTGGTCTGTTTTTCCTTGCCTGATTCTTCAGGATATTCGTGCAGCTTTTTTCTAAGCTCAACAAGTATATCTTTCATAAAACCTCTTGCATCATTGCGGGATAAAAAGACTCTCTGCCCTTATTTTAGGCGACGCAAACAGAAAATGCAGAATCTGAAAGCCTATATAAGGCCTGCTTGCTGCAAAGCCTTTTCTGTGAAAAGTCCGCGCACAAAAATATCAATAATATCCTGGGTGGCTTTTTCAGTATCGAGGGGTTTTTTTCTCTTGTATGGTCCGAAATAGTATGAAGCGGTTCTTAGAACTGAGCCTGCAAGCAGATTTGCAGTGAACTCCACGTTTAGATCATCCCTTATGTTACCGCTTTTTATTCCGAAACGTAGATCTCTCATGATGAATTCAAGAACATGCAGCTCGAATCTCTTGATTGTGGTAGCCAGATCGCCTGGAACCCCAAGCCCTACCCTGAGAATGATATTACTGAGATAACGGTCATTGGCAAAGAAATCCAGGGTTTTGCGTATCTGGCTCTTAAAGAAATCCACGGCTGTTATTTTTTCAAGGTCAATATCAGCCTTCTTCATTGTCATGTCTTCCTGCCAAGCCTTGTAATAATCATCAAGCAGGGTCATGTAGATTATGTCTTTGTTCTCGAAATACTGATAGATTGTACCTCTGGCTATTTTAGCCGCTTTTGCTATATCTGAAATCTGAGTCTTGTAAAATCCGTTCTTAGAGAAAAGCCTCTTAGCACAATTCAGAATTTTCTTTTTTCTTTCTTCCGACCTCATCGCCTTTATATTCCCCAGCTTTATTAAACACGGTGTTCAAATTTTTTTAAACCCTATACTTATGATAGCAGAAAATATCAACAAAAAGATATTCCTGATATCCTAATTAATGTGATGAACAGGTTTATGAAAAACAGAGATTTTTTTTGAAATGCCATTGAAAACATGAAGCACTGGAACTTAGATTCAAGGGGTATATTTGATGGATTCGCAAAAAGTCAAAAATTGGCTTTAGCGTCATGCCGGACTTTATCCGGCATCTTTGTATTATCATACATTTCTGGATTCAGGCCTTCACCGGAATGACGAAAATCGGACTCTTTGCGACCTTGTCATATTTAAAATTAACCATCCAGGTGCCAAATGGCAAAATTGTAAAAAAATAAGATGGTTATGAAGACAGCACTATGAAGATATTACAGAAACTAAAAATTCCTTCCAGGGAAAATTCCCACAACAGGTCCCTCAACCCTGTTTCCGCCAAACTTGCCTGCTCTTGCCGCTCTTTCGTCAGCAATTCTTATTGATCCGTCAATCCCGTCGGAAGGATCAAAAAGACTCAGACCAATGCTGAGGGTAAGGTTCAGTCTTTTATTTTTCCAGCCCCATGATGAATCCTCAATGCTTTTCCTCAATCTGTCTCCAACTGTCAAACCTCTTTCAGCTGTTGTTTCTGTCAGAAGAATCAGGTATTCGCTCCCGCCCCATCTTGCAGCGAGATCTGTTTCCCTGAGCATGGCGTTCATCTTGTCTGCAACGGCCTTAAGCATACTGTCTCCACAGTCAAAGCCGTATTTTTCATTGATAATGCCAAAACAGTCAATATTACATCTTAAAAAACAAAAAGGCCTCTGAAAACGGTCATATCTTGCAGCCTCCTGATTCGCCCTTTCCCTCAACTGCACTCCGGTCATGAGCCCGGTAAGAAGGTCATGCTCAGCAGATCTGGAATTCATCTGGATATTCGCATCTATAAGTTTTTCCCTGGCATCCTGTCTTGCCGCTTCATAAGTCAGTGCGAGTACACAGCATGATACATATATTGCAAGAAAGCAGAACTTTGCCTCAAAACCGTTTATTCCGCTCAAAGGTACTGGCCCCGAAGATGTAATCATGGTTATTAAGCCAATCAAAGCCACGCAAAATGAATAAATTGATCCGTTTTTTATTCCCGCAAGAAAATAAGCGGCGTATGGAAAGAGAAAAAGCCAGAGGAACCCTGTATACCCGCCCTTGGTGAAAAAAACGACTGAAGATGCTGCGGCAAGCAAAATAACACCTTTTTCGTAAAGGCCGGACCTTTTTGTGGCAAGAAAAAGCAGATAATTGATAAGTGCCAGAAAAGAATACCCGAGAAAAATAAGACCGCTCTCTGAAATACCCACAGAGGCTGCAAAAGCAAGAGCTACAAGAACAGATATGACGGAAAAAATATTTGCAAATATGATTTTTTGTTTATCCCTGATGTCCGGGACACCAACAAAGGCTGAAGCGGGTTTCTTGTCGTCCAATATATTAATCTGGCCACTGATACTGTTATCAATGCTCTCCATCATGAAATCCTTAAAATATTAGGTGGGCAAAGCTTTTGGGGAGTCGAGACTTTGCAAATACAATAACCGATATGAGGCTCCATATCAATACTTCTTCTAAAACATGGGCCAAAAAAAATCTTCACAGACTCACAAATTATGGGCCTGTGAAGATTGATATTTGATGGACTCGCAAAGAGACATAAAATGGCTTCAGCGTCATGCAGGACTTGTGATCCGGCGCTTTATATTTTTGGAAATTTCTGGATTCCGGCCTTCGCCGGAATGACTGAAATTGGATTCTTTGCAATCTTGCCAATAACCAACTAATGCTTTTAATTAAAAAGCGGCCTTAGCGGATCGCTTTTTGAAAAAAGCTCCGCAAAAACCATCAGGTAATTGACATCTGTCCACCAGGATTCATAATATTTTCAGGATCGAAATGTCTTTTCAGGGCTTTAAGTATATCTATCTGCTCTTTTCCAAGATGGCTCTCCATCCAAGGCCCTATCATTTTCCC
This genomic stretch from Desulforegula conservatrix Mb1Pa harbors:
- a CDS encoding glucose 1-dehydrogenase, with product MVNIIKTAVITGGAKGIGLGIADYFLNSGMNVVAIDIDSEAGSECEAAYSSSGRFMFVQADVSDEDSVRGSVQNVATKFGGIDFLINNAGIANPVRKPLTELSLAEWNQIISVNLTGVFLMSKYCAPYLEKSSGAIINIASTRALQSEENTEPYSASKGGILSLTHSLAVSFSGRIRVNCISPGWIEVCQWQKMKDRVEPAHSRLDCEQHPAGRVGTPEDIASLAAFLVSDSAGFITGQNFVIDGGMTKKMIYE
- a CDS encoding amidohydrolase; protein product: MKDILVELRKKLHEYPEESGKEKQTREVLLSFLEKFKPDVLIDPIGETGFAAIFGDNPRKTVLLRAEMDAVSLGIGNTGNSRYSHSCGHDGHMAILAGVAAALHMQRPFDGRVVLLFQPAEETGKGALSILNSSIFNDINPDVVFSLHNLPGWPSTSVIVKPGAFCCASRGIIIELMGSPSHASSPEKGKNPVRALAEIIQKLPSICEKNSFFSMITIVHACMGEPSFGVSPGHAKIMATLRTHADEDMEKLVSEALMCISEICVQQEISCRISWDDVFPALYNDREAARSVAEAASSLGLEVVVPETPFRWSEDFGHFTAKYQGALFCIGAGVHCPELHTPTYVFPDRLIGVGVDLFLSILKENLSF
- a CDS encoding TetR/AcrR family transcriptional regulator, with translation MRSEERKKKILNCAKRLFSKNGFYKTQISDIAKAAKIARGTIYQYFENKDIIYMTLLDDYYKAWQEDMTMKKADIDLEKITAVDFFKSQIRKTLDFFANDRYLSNIILRVGLGVPGDLATTIKRFELHVLEFIMRDLRFGIKSGNIRDDLNVEFTANLLAGSVLRTASYYFGPYKRKKPLDTEKATQDIIDIFVRGLFTEKALQQAGLI
- a CDS encoding GGDEF domain-containing protein — translated: MMESIDNSISGQINILDDKKPASAFVGVPDIRDKQKIIFANIFSVISVLVALAFAASVGISESGLIFLGYSFLALINYLLFLATKRSGLYEKGVILLAAASSVVFFTKGGYTGFLWLFLFPYAAYFLAGIKNGSIYSFCVALIGLITMITSSGPVPLSGINGFEAKFCFLAIYVSCCVLALTYEAARQDAREKLIDANIQMNSRSAEHDLLTGLMTGVQLRERANQEAARYDRFQRPFCFLRCNIDCFGIINEKYGFDCGDSMLKAVADKMNAMLRETDLAARWGGSEYLILLTETTAERGLTVGDRLRKSIEDSSWGWKNKRLNLTLSIGLSLFDPSDGIDGSIRIADERAARAGKFGGNRVEGPVVGIFPGRNF